The Proteus terrae subsp. cibarius genome contains the following window.
ACTAAAGAGAGTATTTGGGATGAAAATAATAACCTTGATAAATACGAAGTAATTCTTAATAATTATAGGAAGAAGTTGAATGGTAGTGATTATAAGGAACTATTTATCAGTACTGTTCCTATTGATGTTGAAAAACTACACTTAGAAGCAACAAATAAAGACTTTCATTCTCTAGCCCAGACAGCTCATCGTCTAAAAGGGGTTTTTGCCATGTTAGATTTAGAATATCTCAGAGAAAGCTGTGAATATTTAGAGCATGACATAAAAAATCATAATGAATTAGAGATCAAAGAACGTATCACTCAACTGGATAAATGGATTCAACAGTTGCTGCAGCAAGGTAACAATTAAACATGAATAACCTTAATATTATTATTGCCGATGATCACCCAATCGTTTTATTCGGTATTCGTAAATCTTTAGAACAAATTGAATGGGTCAATGTTGTTGGTGAATTTGAAGATTCAACTTCACTTATCAATAACTTACCTAAGTTAAATGTAGATGCTTTAATTACTGACTTGTCTATGCCTGGCGATAAGTATGGTGATGGTATTACACTCATTAAGTACATTAAAAGACATTATCCTAATTTGTCGATTATCGTACTAACAATGAATAACAACCCAGCTATTTTGAGCGCAGTCCTTGATCTTGAAATTGAAGGTATTGTACTTAAGCAAGGTGCTCCGACAGATCTGCCAAAAGCATTGGCTGCACTGCAAAAAGGCAAGAAATTTATGCCTGAAAGTGTTGCGAAGCTACTTGAAAAAGTCAATGCGAATGGTTATGGCGATAAACGCTTATCACCAAAAGAGAGTGAAGTACTGAGATTATTTGCTGAAGGTTTCCTTGTAACTGAAATCGCGAAAAAACTGAATCGTAGTATTAAAACGATTAGTAGTCAGAAAAAATCAGCCATGATGAAATTGGGTGTCGATAACGATATCGCATTACTTAATTACTTATCATCAGTGACTATTGATAAGGAAATTAACGGCCCAGATTAATTTCACTGTAGTTACCTTAGTCGCACCGATAAAATCAGGAAGCTCAACCCCTTGGGGAGCTTCTCTGCTTTTTAGCCTTTACTTTCTCCCTCTCTCCTTTTGAGATTACCTCTTTCTTTCCCTTGTAATATTCTCCTTGTTCACAAGCGCTTCTAAGCTGTATGATTTATCCTTCTATTCTTCATACCCTTATTAATTTCAGTGCTCACAGAGCATTGTAGAGGCTTTATTACCCTACTTTTTAAGCAATTTATCTTGTTATGGCTCTGCTTTGTTTTATCTTATCTATCAAAAGGCTTTTTAAATGCATCATTTTTCGCCTTGTTTGGGCTTGAAAATAAATAAAGACTAATAAATTAGTCTTTATTTATTCATTTTATCATTCACACTCTAGAATTATTTTTTAGGAATATGCTTCACCAACACTTCTCTTAAAATAGAAAGTGAAACAGGTTTGGATACACAATCATTCATTCCGGCATCAATACAGCGTTGCTTCTCTTCGGCAATCGCATTCGCCGTTACCCCTATTACAGGCATATCACTGCCCATTTCTCGTATATGTGTTGCCAACTGATAGCCATTCATATTCGGCATATTGACATCCGTCAGAACGATATCAACATGATTCTTAGCTAAATACGTTAATGCATCACAACCATCTTCTGCTGTTGCTGTATTAAAACCAATTTTTTTCAGTTGATCGGTCAACAATAAGCGGTTTATTGGATGATCATCGACAATAAGGATAGTTAAAGTTTGTAAGCTACAATCTGTAGCTTGCTCCACCATCTCCACACAATTTGCTTCAACTTTATTTTGTGGTAGTTGCAGTATTATTTTTGTTAGTTCATTTAGTTTATAAGTACTGCATACCCATACGTTTTCAGCTATTTTCTTCGATGGCTCAAAGTAATGCTCATTGATCCTAATAAATTGGCAGTTATCTTTTCTTGGTAGGTCGTAGTCCGTAATAATAAAATCGTTTGAAGATATCACCACTTCTTCAGTTAGTAATTCACAGCTCAAACCGAAGTAACGAAGGTATCGACCAATAAAGCCTTCCAAATAAAGATTTTTAATGTCTATAAAACAACGAACATTACTTTCTTTATAAATATTCTGTTTAGAAGACGATTCAATTCCTTCTAGAGCACCATAAAGAGGTATACGAACCGTAAAACGGCTACCAATATTTTCTTGGGAAACAACACTGATATCCCCATCCATTAAGTTGATCAGTTTTTCACAAATGGCCAAACCTAATCCAGTTCCCTCAGATGCACTTTCTGTATTTTGAGATACTTGGAAGAATGGCTCGAACAGTTCATGCAATGCTTTATCGCTAATGCCTCTCCCTGTATCGTGAATATCAAAATAGAGATAATAATCATCTTTATAAAGATGTAAGGTAATACATCCAGTTGTAGTAAATTTAATACTGTTATTCAATAAATTAGAAATAACTTGTTGTACACGAACAGGATCGCTATTTACAATTTTTGGTACATCAGGTTCAATAAAACAATAAATAGCCAAGTCTTTTTTCGCAATCAAAGGTAAATAGTTAGAAATAACAAAAGAGAGCACTTGGCGACAATTAAATGGCTTAATATCAATTTTTAACTGTTTAGATTCAATTTTCGAGAAATCGAGGATATCGCTGATAATTTTTAGCAATAGCGATGAGGAGTTATCCATCGTCTTTAGTAATCGAGAAGTATCATCATTTTGTGTAAGCGACTGCAATAATTCTAGATTACCAATAATTCCATAAAGTGGTGTCCGTAATTCGTGACTGACTGTTGCCAAAAACATCGATTTAGCTTGGTTAGCTTGCTCCGCAGCTGTCGCCATATTTTGTAGTGAGCGCTCCATTTTAACCCGTGCACTAATATCCACTAAAACACAGATAGCCACATCCTCATTTTGATAACGTGAGTTAACAAAGCTTATTTGCAAATGATTACGATTATTGGTCACTACATCGACCATATTGCTACTTTTCTCAGCAATAATAGAAAGGATATTTTGTTTATCGCTATGACTAAGCAAACGAAAATAGTTATGTGCTAGCTCGTTACTTAAGATGATCATACCATCACGTATTCTAAGAATACTGATCCCGACCGGCGCTGATGCCACAATCTTATGGTTAAACTGTTCGTGTTCTTCTAGACGAGAGGCATTATTTTCGGCTGGAGAGAATATTTTTCTCTCAAAGATCCAGACGAAAATAAAAATCATAATAGCTGAGATAATATTTAAAATCAGCGCATTAAAAATCGTGAATTTAAATTCATTTAAAATTTGCTTGAGTGGTAATGAATACACCACACTAAAAGATGATGGTAATAATTTACGCTTAGCAACTAAATCACTAAAGTCTTCATCAAAGCCAAAATAAGGGGCGCTAACATCAGGAGCCTGTTTAACGGTATGATAGTTGTTTTCTGCTGGATAGCTTAAAACCGTAGTATTTCTGCTATTAAGAAGATGAATTGAAATCACTCTATCTTTGGCAGGAGAAAAATATTCAAGACGAATAGCCCTTTCAATACCAATCAGACCAATGAATTTACCTGAGGCATAAACTGGCGACATAACATATAAAATGCCACTATCCCCTTTTGCATCTGGCACTATCCAATATTGGTTAGTTTCTTTACCTTGTGCACGTTGATTAACATAGTTACGTGTATTTTCGTAAACCATTTTTTTCAACATTTCAGTATCAACAGGGGATGCG
Protein-coding sequences here:
- the rcsB gene encoding response regulator transcription factor RcsB, giving the protein MNNLNIIIADDHPIVLFGIRKSLEQIEWVNVVGEFEDSTSLINNLPKLNVDALITDLSMPGDKYGDGITLIKYIKRHYPNLSIIVLTMNNNPAILSAVLDLEIEGIVLKQGAPTDLPKALAALQKGKKFMPESVAKLLEKVNANGYGDKRLSPKESEVLRLFAEGFLVTEIAKKLNRSIKTISSQKKSAMMKLGVDNDIALLNYLSSVTIDKEINGPD
- the rcsC gene encoding two-component system sensor histidine kinase RcsC, which codes for MRYLSSFKTSLKISRYLFRILGIMLWAMGALLTMFYLINIFNDTKSDIRQEYSNNYTNLLGFFRQTSGTIRDLQYLAERHQEQINLNPNMKNSLFYEGPFSLHKLNDTADCELFKGQTNNYFRSFNSILYYWKDNTPALQGINQVFMVGSHSMCMINFPLRASPVDTEMLKKMVYENTRNYVNQRAQGKETNQYWIVPDAKGDSGILYVMSPVYASGKFIGLIGIERAIRLEYFSPAKDRVISIHLLNSRNTTVLSYPAENNYHTVKQAPDVSAPYFGFDEDFSDLVAKRKLLPSSFSVVYSLPLKQILNEFKFTIFNALILNIISAIMIFIFVWIFERKIFSPAENNASRLEEHEQFNHKIVASAPVGISILRIRDGMIILSNELAHNYFRLLSHSDKQNILSIIAEKSSNMVDVVTNNRNHLQISFVNSRYQNEDVAICVLVDISARVKMERSLQNMATAAEQANQAKSMFLATVSHELRTPLYGIIGNLELLQSLTQNDDTSRLLKTMDNSSSLLLKIISDILDFSKIESKQLKIDIKPFNCRQVLSFVISNYLPLIAKKDLAIYCFIEPDVPKIVNSDPVRVQQVISNLLNNSIKFTTTGCITLHLYKDDYYLYFDIHDTGRGISDKALHELFEPFFQVSQNTESASEGTGLGLAICEKLINLMDGDISVVSQENIGSRFTVRIPLYGALEGIESSSKQNIYKESNVRCFIDIKNLYLEGFIGRYLRYFGLSCELLTEEVVISSNDFIITDYDLPRKDNCQFIRINEHYFEPSKKIAENVWVCSTYKLNELTKIILQLPQNKVEANCVEMVEQATDCSLQTLTILIVDDHPINRLLLTDQLKKIGFNTATAEDGCDALTYLAKNHVDIVLTDVNMPNMNGYQLATHIREMGSDMPVIGVTANAIAEEKQRCIDAGMNDCVSKPVSLSILREVLVKHIPKK